From a region of the Helianthus annuus cultivar XRQ/B chromosome 5, HanXRQr2.0-SUNRISE, whole genome shotgun sequence genome:
- the LOC110938701 gene encoding dol-P-Man:Man(5)GlcNAc(2)-PP-Dol alpha-1,3-mannosyltransferase, whose translation MRLNTSITSSFPLKKSPNSSSGTKILEKEHIFTTMFTGNFVCIVCARSLHYRFYSWYFYSLPYLLWRTPFPTVVRLLLFEGVEFCW comes from the exons ATGCGGCTCAACACAAGCATTACCAGTTCTTTCCCTCTTAAGAAAAGTCCCAACTCTAGCTCCGGAACAAAGATTCTTGAAAAAGAGC ATATTTTTACAACCATGTTTACTGGCAATTTTGTTTGCATCGTGTGTGCTCGGTCTTTGCATTACCGGTTCTACTCCTG GTATTTCTATAGCTTACCATATCTTTTGTGGAGAACACCTTTTCCGACAGTTGTCAG GCTGTTGTTGTTTGAAGGGGtggagttctgctggtag